The following coding sequences lie in one Arachis ipaensis cultivar K30076 chromosome B03, Araip1.1, whole genome shotgun sequence genomic window:
- the LOC110269595 gene encoding uncharacterized protein LOC110269595 yields MEYNSRKSVVAAIRSYTISRAVDYDVYESEPQTFYAKCKMYGCGCDWLIQASLIQKKSCWEIRRYNGRHMCTMGMISQDHSKLDSNIVAEAIRPLVETDPSIKVKSIIAKVQSRFNYTISYQKAWLAKQKSIAKVFGGWEDS; encoded by the coding sequence ATGGAATACAATTCTAGAAAGTCGGTCGTCGCAGCAATTAGAAGTTACACTATCTCTAGAGCAGTTGACTACgatgtgtatgagtctgagccacagacattctatgcaaaatgcaagatgTATGGGTGTGGGTGCGACTGGCTTATCCAAGCCAGCTTGATACAGAAAAAAAGTTGTTGGGAGATACGCAGATACAACGGTAGGCACATGTGCACAATGGGAATGATTTCACAGGATCATTCCAAGTTGGACTCGAATATAGTTGCTGAGGCTATAAGGCCATTGGTCGAGACTGACCCGTCCATCAAGGTGAAATCTATAATAGCGAAAGTCCAGTCAAGGTTCAACTATACCATCAGTTACCaaaaggcttggttggcaaagcagaagtccATAGCCAAAGTTTTCG